The DNA window GCGCTTCGCCTGAGCCGGGCCGGGCCGCAAAAGGCCGGTTCACCCCGGAATAGGTCCAGTTGGCCCGTGTCGGGCGTTCATCTTCTGGAGTTGCCCGTTAGCGCACCAGCCCCCCGCTCATGAGGTGGCAACGGCGCACGACATGACCAAACCCTTCCTCTTTTTACTAGCACTCACCTTCATCGGAGCCCTGACAGCCCACGCCCAACATAACCCGGCGGGCACGAAACCGATGCCGGGCATGGCCGGGATGGCCGGCATGCACATGAACCACGGCATGGCCGCCCCGGGCACCCCGGTCGCCGCCTTCCAGCACGGCATGGATTCGGTGATGGTGGTGATGGACGAGGGCATGCGCCGCATGACCGGCGCCAACCCCAACGACATCGACGCCAGCTTCGCGGCCATGATGCTGCCCCACCACCAGGGTGCCGTGGACATGGCCCGCCTGCAACTGCTATACGGCAAAGACCCGGCCCTGCGCCGCCTCGCCCAAAGCATCATCGCCGAGCAGCAGGTCGAGATTCAGCAGATGGCCGCCTGGCTGAAGCAGCATCCGGTGGCGAGCCAGAGTTCTGGCAAATAGCGCCCAATCAATCAGAACCGTCATGCTTCGACTACGGCTGCGCTCCTGGCTTGATGCGCCACATGCTCAGCATGACGTTCTTTTCCCCAATCCCAAATGAAATTTCCCCTTCTCCCCGGCCTGCTGCTTATTACCAGCGCCGCTGCGGCCCAGGCCGTGAGCCACCGCGACCGGGTGTACACCGCCGACCAGATTTCCAACACCGTTTCGGTCATCGACCCCGCCGACAACCAGCTGCTGGGCCAGATTGTGCTGGGCAAGCCGCAGCCCGATTTGCTGTCGGCGCTCTACAAAGGGCAGGCGCTGGTGCACGGCCTGGGCGCTTCGCCCGACCACAAATTGCTGGCCGTGGTGTCGGTGGGCTCCAATAACGTCACTTTCATCGAGACGGCTACGAATGCCATCCGGGGCAGCGTGTACGTGGGCCGCGCCCCGCACGAAGCTACGTTCCGGCCCGACGGCAAGGAGGCCTGGATAACGGTGCGCGGCGAGGACTACCTCTCCGTCATCGACGTGGCCACGCTGCGCGAAACCCGCCGCGTGCCCGTGCCCAACGGCCCCGGCCAGATTGCCTTCAGCCCCGACGGCCAGCGCGCCTTCGTGTGTTCCAGCTTTTCGCCCGAGCTGGCGGTGGTGGACGTGGCCACCTACAAAGTCATCAAAAAGGTCCCCGTGGTGAGCCCCTTCTCGCCCAATATCTTCCCTACCCGGGACGGCCAGCAAATCTGGTTCACGCACAAGGACGTGGGCAAGGTGTCGGTGCTGGATACCAAGACGCTCACCATCAGCGGCGTGCTGACGACCGGCCCCATCTCCAACCACGTGGCCACGGTGGACGTGGCCGCCGGCAAGCTGGCCTACGTGACGGTGGGCGGCGAGGACGTGGTGAAGGTGTACAGCCGCGCCCCCGGCTTCCGGCAGCTGGCCACCATTCCGGTGGGGGCGCTGCCGCACGGCATCTGGCCCTCGGGCGATGGCAGCCGGGTGTACGTGGGCCTGGAAAACGGCGACTCGGCCGTGGCCATCAGCACCGCGAGCAATAAAGTGCTGGCCAAAATAAAAGTCGGGCAGGCCCCGATGGCCCTGATGTACGTGCCCAACGCCGTGCCGGCCGGCGCGGCCGGCGCCACCGGCCTGGGCCGGCAGCTGGTGGACCAGCCCGCCATCGTCCGCACCCTGAAGCCGCCCACGCCCGGCCCCGCCACCGGCACCATGACGCTGCGCTCGGAAGGGCTGGTGGATTTGGCCACTTTCGCCCTGCGCGGCCTGACGCCCAACACCGACTACGACATCTTCCTGACCAGCGGCACCAAGGCACCCTACCCCCGTGACTACGCCCTGACCACCGTGCGCACCGACGCCAAAGGCGGGGCCATGGGCCAGGCGCTAGGGCCGGTGCAGCGCATCGCGGGCGGGGATTTGAATACATCCGGCAAAACGTTTTCGCGGGTAATCGTGGCGCCCAAAGCCGCTGACAGCGAACCCGTTTTGGTGGCCGAATAGTCCGCCTTTGGACGCCCACCCAAAGGCCATTCATGGCCGCCGGGACAACCATTCCTGCTGCAATGCCGAGCTAATCTAAACTGAATTCACTTGTAACCACAACCCTACAACATGCAATCCATTTTCAATCAACACACTGGCATCAGCTCGCGGGCGCAGTCGCTCAAGCGGTTTCTGCTGCCGGTGGCGGCGTGTGCGCTGCTGCTCGGCGGCTGCAAGAAGGACAACGAAGCCATCGGCGACACCAGCGCGCCACCGGTGCTCAACATCGTCTCGCCGGTGGAGGGCGCGACCATCATGCTCGGCGGGCGGCAGGGCAACGCCACCACGGCCGACTACAACGGCACGGGCTTCGCCATCAACCTGGAAATCGTGACCAAGGACACGGTCACCATCCCCACCAAGGAAAGCCTCAACATCCGCAACACTGCCGCCCTAGGCCAGCCCAACGTGAACCTGCCCGGCTTCGCGGCCAGCCTCGACGTGGACCTGATTAAGCCCGACGGCGGCACCATCCCGAAGGGTACCAACCTGGCCTCGCTCTTCAACATCGCCGGCACCGACGACACGCCCGGCCCCGGCGTGACTACCTGGGTGAGCTGGCACGTGCTGGAGTCGGTGGCGGCCGGTACTACCAGCTGCACGCTGACTACTTCGGTAACGGACCGCGCTGGCCGCAAGGTCACCGCCACCCGCTTGCTGAAAGTAGGCCCCGGACCCAACGGGGCCTTCAGCGGTGAGGCCCTGACGCCCGCCCCCAAACTCATCACCTACGGCACGGTGGACAACCCCGACGGCCCCACGGTGACCATGATTGCCCCGCGCACGCCCAGCAGCGTCAGCCCCGGCATCCAGACGGCGGGCGTGCTGCCGGCCCCGCCCACCAGCGGCGCGCTGTTTTTCATCCAGGTGTCGGCGCTCGATAAGTCGCGCAACGGCATCAACGTGGCCGAAAACGGGGACGGTGCCTTTGGCAAGCCCGCCGCTGACCGCGGCACGATTGAAGACAAGACGCAATCCAACGCCGGCGTGAACCGCTACGTGCCGGGCCTGAAAGTCACCTTCGACGTGCCCCTGCTCCAGCCCAACGGCAACGTGATTCCGGCCGGCGGCAACCTAGCCCCGGTCTTCAACACGGCCGGCAGCGAGCTGGACCCGAGCGGCTTCGTGCGCACCACCTTCGGCTGGAGCGTGGGAGGCACCCTGCAGCTGGGCGGCAAAACCAGCGTCACCATCAAAGCCGCCGTAACCGACGCGGCGGGCAAAACCGGCAGCACCACGCAAGTCGTGCAAATCAGCCCCGTGGCCAACGGCCAGCTGCTGACCCCGGCCCCGCGCTAAGGCACTGAATTTTAGGCCGTAGCCCCGCAACGGTCCGAAGGCTGGCTCGTTTCACGACGAGCCAGCCTTCGTTTTTTAGCGTCCCTTCCACTCCATTTTATTCTTCCATGCGCATTACTAACTTCTCCACTTTGGTCCTTGCGGCCACCCTGCTGCTCGGGGCTTGCTCGAAAAATAACGATGAGGACGCCCAGCCCGACATGGTAGTGCCGGCCGACCCCGGCCCTCAAGCGCCCAGCGCCAGCGACCGGGTGTACACGTCCGACCAGTCGTCGAACACGGTGTCGGTGCATGACCCGAACACCAACCGGCTGCTGGGCGTGATTCGCCTGGGTAAAGGGCGGCCCCAGTTCCTGAGCCCGCTCTACGACCGGGAAACCAACGTGCACGGCATGGGCGTCTCGCCCGACGGCAAGACGCTGGGCGTCATTGCTACCCTTACCAACGCGGTGGTGTTCATCGACCTGGCCACCAACGCCATTAAGAACACCGTGTATGTGGACCGTAATCCCCACGAGGGCTTTTTCACGCCCGACGGCAAGCAGTTTTGGGTGACGGTACGCGGGGCCGACTACGTAACGGTGATTGACGTGGAGAAAATGCAGGCCGTGAAAAACATCAAGACTGCGCCGGGCCCCGGCATGGTGGTGTTCCGGCCTGACGGCAAGGTGGCCTTCGTGGACCACTCCTTCACGGCCGAGCTGGATGTGGTGGATGTGAAAACCCGCGAAGTAATAGCGCGCGTACCGGTGGTGAGCAAGTTTTCCCCTAACCTGGCCGTAACGGCCGACGGCCAGCAGGTATGGCTTACGCACAAGGACGTGGGCAAGGTGACGGTGGTGAATGCCCAGACCTACGCCGTGGAGGGCGTGATTGACACCGGCCCTGGCACCAACCACGTGAACCTGGCCGGCCCCGGCGGTGGCACCCGCTTCAGCGGCGCGGCGGCCGGCGACTTCGCCTACGTAACCGTGGGCGGCGAAAACGCGGTGAAGGTATACACCCGCCAACGCCAGTTGGTGGCCACCATTCCGGTGGGCCCCAATCCGCACGGCGTGTGGCCCAATGGCGACGGCAGCAAGGTGTACGTAGGCCTGGAATACGGTGACGCGCTGGTGAGCATCGATACCAAAACCAATACCAAGCTGAGCGAAACTCCCAGTGGCCAAGACCCGAACGCCATCATTTACGTGGTGAAGGCCGGCGGTGGCAGTCCCGGCACCGGCAACCTGGAAGCCTTTGTGCCAGTCGCGCCCGTTAACCTGCGCCTGGTACCCGTCGGTACGCAGCCGGTACCCGGGGTAGGCGGCGTGGCCGTTATCCGGCCGGTAGAAGACGTGGACGAGTTGATTCTGGCTCTCAAGCGGCTGGCCCCGAACACGAACTACACCTTATACTTATCGGACAATAAAACCGCGCTGGTGGCCCCGGAGCCGGTTATCGCCTTCAAAACCGATGCCGAGGGCGCGGTCGAAGTCAACGCCTACTACCAGATTCGGCTGCGGCTGGCGGGGCGCTTTGCCGTGGTGGTGCTCGGCGACAAGAACCCGGCCGGCGCGGTCACGCTCACGCAGCCGTAAGCCGGCTGCTGACCAAAAAGGCCCCTGGTGCATGACGCATCAGGGGCCTTTTTTATGGGTGCAAACGCTTTTGCCTCGGGTAGCACCGGGGGTGTTTGTTGCTCAACTACCGCCGCCAGCCGGGAGCTGGCAGGTCGCCAGCTCCCGGCGGTGCGCCCGAAAGCGCAGCAGCCCTACCGCCAGCACCAATCCCGCCACGGCCAGCGCGGAGTACCCCAACCGGCCGCCCCGCTCGGGGTGAAATTGAAGGAGCGCCAACCCGAAGCCCACCAGTGCCAGGCTGGTGCGCACGTAGGTGAGCAAGGTCCGCTCATTGGCCAGCCGGGTCCGTTGCAGGGCCAGCCGGTCCGACAGGGTGAGGGGGTTGGTGGGGGTAAGCGGCATGGGGGTGGGCTACGTGAGGGTAATGGCCGCGCCCGGTTCGGCCAGCCGGTGAAACGTGATGCCGTGCTTCTCAAAGTACGGCCCGTAGTTCTCGTAGCGCTGCTGCACGAAGAAGGGCTTGATGTAGCCGTCGTGCACTGGCAGAATCTGCTGCGGTCGCATTTTCAGGGCGAAATCGGCCACCACGAGCTCCGTGAGAAAAGGCGCGGTGATGGGCAGAATGAGCAGCTCCACGCCCGCGAAGGGGAGCAGATTATGGGCAAAAGAGTCGGCCGGGTTCAGCACCTTGCCATTCACCAGCCAGGCTGTCATCTGTGGCAAGGGGCTGTCGAGAATGGCCTCGTGCTGCACCGGCAGGGCGTGCAGCTGAAACGCGCCCAACTCCAGGGGGCCTTCCTCGTGGATTTGCACGGCCAGGCCGTGCTTTTTCAATTCGGCCGCCACTTCACGATTGGAAATGATGACGGCCTGGTGCAGGGCCACGATTTTCTTTAGCGCCACCACATCAAGGTGGTCGGGGTGGTCGTGGGTAATGAGGACGACCGAGACGTCCTTAAAAACCTCCGGTTGCACCAGGCCTTCGTTGAAGGAAAACTTGCCGGGGTCGAAGAGAATTTGTTGGCCATCCAGCTCAAACAGCAGGCAGGAATGGATGTACTTGGTGATTTTCATGACCAGACTTAAATAGTGGGGCAGGACGGAAATGCGCGCCGAGAAGAGCGGAAATTTAACTAGCAAACGCTTACGGAAACCAGCGCTGCTAGACCCCTGCCGCCTCCTGCTGCTGGCGCAGGTACGCATACAGCCCGCCCAGCACCAGCCCGAACACCGCGTTGGCAACAAAAAAGTACGCCATGCCGCCGGCCGTCAGCACGTGCCCGCCCGCCAAGCCCTGCCCCAGCAGCGGCAGCACCACGAAGCCGTTGAGGACCCAGGGCAGCAGCGAAAACAGGCCGCCTTTTACCCAGCCATTGTC is part of the Hymenobacter sublimis genome and encodes:
- the copM gene encoding CopM family metallochaperone, which codes for MHMNHGMAAPGTPVAAFQHGMDSVMVVMDEGMRRMTGANPNDIDASFAAMMLPHHQGAVDMARLQLLYGKDPALRRLAQSIIAEQQVEIQQMAAWLKQHPVASQSSGK
- a CDS encoding MBL fold metallo-hydrolase, yielding MKITKYIHSCLLFELDGQQILFDPGKFSFNEGLVQPEVFKDVSVVLITHDHPDHLDVVALKKIVALHQAVIISNREVAAELKKHGLAVQIHEEGPLELGAFQLHALPVQHEAILDSPLPQMTAWLVNGKVLNPADSFAHNLLPFAGVELLILPITAPFLTELVVADFALKMRPQQILPVHDGYIKPFFVQQRYENYGPYFEKHGITFHRLAEPGAAITLT
- a CDS encoding YncE family protein, which codes for MKFPLLPGLLLITSAAAAQAVSHRDRVYTADQISNTVSVIDPADNQLLGQIVLGKPQPDLLSALYKGQALVHGLGASPDHKLLAVVSVGSNNVTFIETATNAIRGSVYVGRAPHEATFRPDGKEAWITVRGEDYLSVIDVATLRETRRVPVPNGPGQIAFSPDGQRAFVCSSFSPELAVVDVATYKVIKKVPVVSPFSPNIFPTRDGQQIWFTHKDVGKVSVLDTKTLTISGVLTTGPISNHVATVDVAAGKLAYVTVGGEDVVKVYSRAPGFRQLATIPVGALPHGIWPSGDGSRVYVGLENGDSAVAISTASNKVLAKIKVGQAPMALMYVPNAVPAGAAGATGLGRQLVDQPAIVRTLKPPTPGPATGTMTLRSEGLVDLATFALRGLTPNTDYDIFLTSGTKAPYPRDYALTTVRTDAKGGAMGQALGPVQRIAGGDLNTSGKTFSRVIVAPKAADSEPVLVAE
- a CDS encoding YVTN family beta-propeller repeat protein, producing the protein MRITNFSTLVLAATLLLGACSKNNDEDAQPDMVVPADPGPQAPSASDRVYTSDQSSNTVSVHDPNTNRLLGVIRLGKGRPQFLSPLYDRETNVHGMGVSPDGKTLGVIATLTNAVVFIDLATNAIKNTVYVDRNPHEGFFTPDGKQFWVTVRGADYVTVIDVEKMQAVKNIKTAPGPGMVVFRPDGKVAFVDHSFTAELDVVDVKTREVIARVPVVSKFSPNLAVTADGQQVWLTHKDVGKVTVVNAQTYAVEGVIDTGPGTNHVNLAGPGGGTRFSGAAAGDFAYVTVGGENAVKVYTRQRQLVATIPVGPNPHGVWPNGDGSKVYVGLEYGDALVSIDTKTNTKLSETPSGQDPNAIIYVVKAGGGSPGTGNLEAFVPVAPVNLRLVPVGTQPVPGVGGVAVIRPVEDVDELILALKRLAPNTNYTLYLSDNKTALVAPEPVIAFKTDAEGAVEVNAYYQIRLRLAGRFAVVVLGDKNPAGAVTLTQP
- a CDS encoding YidH family protein, which encodes MPLTPTNPLTLSDRLALQRTRLANERTLLTYVRTSLALVGFGLALLQFHPERGGRLGYSALAVAGLVLAVGLLRFRAHRRELATCQLPAGGGS